A segment of the Bdellovibrio bacteriovorus genome:
CATATCAATATCCGCTTTGATTCCGGCTTTAGCGAAACCTTTTTGAATTTCACCAGCCACGGATTTACGCGCTTCGATCTCTGCTCTTGCTTTCGCCAGTTGGCCTTGCGTCTCGTTCAAAGCGCCTTGCAATGCGGCTTTTTCCTTGCCAAAGCCTGCCGCTAGGGCAGCTTTCTCTTTACCAAAGCCAGCAGCCATCGCCGCTTTTTCTTCGGCAAAACCCTGTTGCAGACCTGCGATTTTTGCACCGGCTTCAGCCTTGGTGCGGGAAAGAGCACCAGCCAGATGAGTGGCTTCGTCTTCTTTCTGTGCCAGCAGGCCTTGAGTTTTTGAAAGCTCACCCTGCACCTGCCCCAATTGCACATTGGCCCGGTTCAGTTGCATTTGATACTGGGCATTGACCTGGTTCAACTGGGCCACCTTTTGGTTCCCATCAGCACGGGCCTGAGCCATCTTCTGTTCAAACAGTTGTTTGGACAGTTTGTTGTTCTTGTAAGCCACGCGCAGTTCGGTCAGACGTTTTTGCAACTGAGCCTGGGTGGCGGCAATTTTCTGCTCGCCCTGGGCAATCAGTTGTTTCTTGGCCTGGATGTCCTGGTTCAGATCCGCAATCTGAGTTTCCTGAGTTTCGATTTCCACGTCCTGCTCTTTAATCAGATCATCACGGTTGATCAGCTTGGACTTGGCCATCTTGTTGGCATTAAGGACATTACGCACCATCTGCTGATACTTGTTCAGCGCTTTGACCTTTTCACCATTTTCACGGGCTTCCTGGATCAGACGCTCTTTTTCTGTTTTGGCGTCTTCCTGAAGCAGAGTCAGCTTGTCCATAAGCTCTTCATACTCCTGCACCTCATCTTTAGGTGCCTGGCTGGCCAGATATTCATTCTTCACGTTTTCGTACATCTTCAACTGGTTTTCCAGTTCCTCCACTTTCATGGAAAGCTTCTGGTTTTCCACCTGCCCGCGCAAAGCATCGGTGCCTGTACGCAAACTGGATGTGACATACAAAAGAAGGAAGATCGTGCTTAAACCCAAGAATAAATCCGAATACGACGTCCAAAAACTGTCGCTCGAATGTTCTTTGTTTTTTTGATAATTAAACGACATACCAACGCACCCCACCTGCACAAATCATAACAGTGACGATACCAACGCACCCCACCTGCACAAATCATAACAGTGACGATCTTCTTTTCGGTGGCTCAAAAACAGAATTGAGTGTTTTTCTTTCGGCGAAAATGCCGAAGCTTTCAACACTTACGTCGGGTCGGTAGGATCTTTTGGATTTTTCTGACTAATCTTTTTCCATGGGCAATGTCTGCAGCCTGAACCGCAGCAGTGACCGCGCTTCAGGTGAAAATACTCAGTAAAAACAGTGTATCCTGTGGCTGGATCGACATACGAGTCCTTGCCGGCGTCGCAGGCGCTGCGATGAAGTTCTTCGATTTCGCGTTTTTTATCGTTCATCACGAAGCTTGGCGAACACCAAAGTGTCTCGTCTTTGGCCGTTTTCAACGGCGTGATGCCGCAACCGGGCCTCAAATTTGTAATGACAATTTTCAGCTACAGAGCCGCTGCGGCTGTTAAGACCTGAACAACGAATCTCAATTCGATAAAATCCAAGATCAAACAGGACCTTTTCCAAGGCCAGTACCGCTTCACGCACATACCCGTGACCTTCGAATTTTCCCAAAATCCAGTATCCCAGTTCACAGCGGTCATTGTCCCAACTGATGGTGTGCACACCGACATTCCCCATATAGATGTCGCCATCATTCAGGTACATGCCATAGTCGAACATTTTGAAATCCTGCCACTGTTCACGGGTCATTTCGATGTATTCACGTTCATCGTGAACACCACGGATCATCGGCACCCATGGCAGAAAACGGCCCAGGCGTTCGCGGTCCTCATCGACATACTGAAACATGGTTTCAGCCATTTCAACTTTGTGCTTTTTTAAGGTGATCCGTTCGGCGCGAATTTCCTCGGCAGGATAAACGGACTTCATTTGGCGATTTTGGACGTCAGATCAGACAAACGGATTCCGCCCAGATAATCCATAGAGTTATTTTCAATGCCGTCCACCAGCTCACACATCAGCTTTTTCATTGAGCAACTGACCACGCAGTTTTTGAAAGGCTCTTTGTCTGGAGTTGCAATCAACTTCTTATCAGTGATCGCCACATAAACATCACGAAGGGAAATTTCTTTCGGGGCTTTGGCAAGCTTCACGCCCCCCGCCTTGCCTTTGAAGGACGTCAATAGTCCGGCATCGACAAGTTTGGAGATCAAACGGCGAATCACCGTCGGATTGGTGCGAATGCTCGCGCCCAATTCTTCAGACGTCATCAGATCGCCCTTGTGATAAGCCAGGGCGGTCATAATATGGACTGAGACAGAAAACCTTTGATCAACCATGTCTAGATCATACCCTAAGCCTCAAAAATAAACAATATCAAGGAATTAAGCCCCCAAGGACACGAGGTTTCCTTAAATGTATCTTTTATTGTTGCAATTAAATTCCAACCACGGCATACTGTGCCTGTATCTGACACAATTAAAGGAGCCCCTCCCATGACCCATAAAACGATTCAAGATGCCCTGGAATGGCGTTACGCCACTAAAAAGTTCGATGCCACCAAAAAGATCTCGGATGCCGACTGGACAACCCTGCGTAATTCCCTGACTTTGGCGCCGTCTTCCTACGGCGTGCAGCCGTGGAAATTTCTGGTCATTGAAAACCCGGAAGTTCGAAATCAACTAAAACCGGTATCATGGAATCAAACTCAAGTGACTGACGCCAGCCACTATGTGGTCTTCCTTTACAAAGAAAAGATGGATGCTGACTTCGTACAAAAGTTCATAAACCGCGTGGCTGAAGTCCGCAGCGCCCCTCTGGAAGCTTTGGACGGATACAAAAATATGCTGGTTGAAAACCTGGTAAAAGCGCCGGAAGAAAAAATCCGCGTCTGGTCCCAGCGTCAGGCTTACATTGCCATGGGCTTCCTGCTGCAAACCGCAGCCTTGCTGAAAATTGACGCCACTCCGATGGAGGGCTTCGATCCGGCGGCTTACGACAAAATCCTGGGCCTTGAAGGCACCGGCTGGAAATCCGTGGCCACTGTGGCTCTGGGTTACCGCCACCAGGAAGATACTTTACAAAATCAAAAGAAGGTCCGCTTCGCAGAAGACGACCTGATCCAATACATCAAGTAATTCCGGATTTTCCGCTGCTCTCGGCGGATCTGCAAAGAGTCTCCCCAGATTTTCCCTTGCAGGTCTCCATCGGCAGCGGAGGTTCCTCCTCCAAGGTGCCTTTGTTGTGATCCCTTCAAAGGCTGTCTTAAAAAAATCCCCGGGGTTCTTGCGAATCCCGGGGATCGTCTTTTTTGCATTATAAGATTCTATTGCAACTGCCAACCGGGTGATTCGCATACTTGCAGAGCCAGGGCCCGCCATCTTTCCATCGCCGGCTCCCCTTTCAGCGCCAAAGCTTTGTCATAGTCGAGCAAGCTTGCCACGATAATGTCCGACGCTCCGTCACCGCGATAGAACAATCCGTACACCTGGCGAACAGCATCCGCCGTGGGCGCGGCCGGACGATTCGAGATCTTTTCCAGGATCGCGTTCACACCTTCATCCATCCCCAGCACGTTTTCACAGAATTGAACCCGGAAGGATTCGCGCACGGTGTTGTCATCGGCTTTAATCGGCAGGTTCGCATTTGAAATATCGCCCCCGCAATCACGGCCGCTGTAGGTGCTGTAAGGATTGCAGCCCAAACCATACTGCGCCCCGCGCTTGATAATCCACTGCTCCAGCAGACTTTCAAGATTGGGCACCGGCCCGGAAGAACGAGTGAAAACCTCGCGCATCAGCGAGGCCACGTATTCACGATTCACCACCTGAACTTTCTGAGTCGGCAATGTCACGTCTTTCTGGCTGGGGTGAGACTGATCGGTGCCGCCGCTTGAACCCATATCCAGATTCAATGACGCCTGATCCAGAACAGCGAACTCACCCATCTGACCGCAGTTTTGATACATCTGAGTCAGAACAGCTCCGGACAACAGCAACATAAAAAATTTATTCTTGGCTGTGATCATTGTTCTTACCCCACCAGCTTCGCCGCTTTAAGAATCTGCAGTTGGTCGCCATTCAGGCGAATCAAAGGTTCAGCCAGATTCTCGTATGGATTTTTTGGAACTCGCAAAAGAGCTGTCACTGTGGATGCCGCCATCGTCGGGGACGGCATGCCTTTTTGGTTGTAACCATCAATCGGTGCCGCACGACCTTGAGTGCCCACATAGCCGCCACCGTGCCCCGCACGATAGATGTTGCCGACCACAAACGGTCCGCGCTGGATGGCACCCGAGAACACACTGGTCACCATCTGATTAAAGCCATGGTCACTGCCCGAACCGTTGGTTCTTGCCGTGCGGTTGAATTCCGAGATCACCTGAATCACGGTTTCAGACCACAGGTCCACACCGTTCACTTTGGATTTTTTCAACTGTTCAATCAGCTCAAGCATCCCGGCACACAGGCCGCGATAGTAGGCTGTCGTGATAAGCACACCCGGGATCGCCCCGGTTTCGTGCATGTCTTTGATCGCCACGTGATTTCCAACCACACCATCCGCAGCATCTTTGATCATCAAACCTGCCGGATCACCCATTTGCAGATTCATCGTGCTGACCAGGCCTTCTTTCAGAACGTATTCAGCCAATGCCAAACCTTCTGCCAATGAACCAGGAGCCGTCATTGTCTTGATGGAATCACGCAAGTCAGAATCACGACTGACCACCAGACCGCGGTTGCCAGAGGCAACGTGAACCCGCCAGAAGTTCCCCTGATCAGAAATCATCGCCACGTCATTGATGCCCACAAGCCCCTGCTGGCGCATGCTGGCCTCAATCACGGACCGATAACGGGCCACGGCCCCGTCCCAGTAAGAACCGATATTCCCAATACCTTTTTTCATCAGATCTGAGGCATTGGAAAGATTTTTGGAAAGAATTGTCGAACCCGCAAATTCAGACTGCGAATAAGCACGCAAACGTGCCTGAGCCAGATCAAAAGCTTCACGGTTGCGGTCTTTCAGGCTGCGCCCCTTGGCACGGTCTGCGGCTGGACCGCCAAACCCCTCCAGCAAAGAATTCAGTGGATTGCCCGTCAGAATATTCAGGGCTTTGCCACTCATGGAAGCATAGTTGCCGTAAGCTCCACGGTCGGGCCACTCTACGGCCTCAAAGGTTTTCTTGGAATAGTCGGCAGCCAAACCCATCACCGAGGATACACCGCCCACCGGAGCCTGTTGAATTGTCGCATTGAACGGATGACCGTCAAAACCAGTACCGAATCCGCGGATCACCAGCATATTGTTCAAAAGATCTGTCAACGCTTTGGCACCGGCAGATGTCGTCACAGATTGTGAAAACATGTGTGGGACCATCACACCGTTATAATTGAAAGTCGCGTATTCAGTGCCGACGATGTTGTTCCCTGACCGAACCAGTTTCGTTGCCACCATGGGATTGTATTCCAACGGAGCATCCGAAGGATTCGTGCGCATCCACGCATCAAACGTGTAGCGCATCGGACCACCGGCGATCAGAATGTTGATATAGTTGCGGGCGCCCAGATTTCCGGTTGCTTCGGCCTGGGCTTGATGGATAAAGCCTGTGCTGAGAGCATTCAGAAGTCTTTCATAAGGTGTTGCCACCAGGGCTGCGGCCCCGGCCACCGCACCACCTGCGATAAAGCCCCTGCGAGTCAGATTTTTTCCGTCCCCCATAATGCCCCCGGATTATTTTTCCCGATAGTTCACGTCACGATAGTATTTTGAAGACATGATCTGTTTCACCATATGGCGCACAGACTGGTTGCGCTGAAGCTCTTCCCCAAGAGCCTCAACGAACTTACGGTCTTCATAAGCTTCCGTGGATAGTTTTTTATTCAGTTCTTCATTTGCCGGATTGGAGCGGTCATAAAGAGCCACTGTGATTCCGGTGAAATACTCAAAGTATCTTTTAGCTGCGCAGTAATAGTAATCCTTGGTTTCCGCCATCGCCGCACCCAACTGGGCAATCCCCGTCACCGGACGATCAATCAAAGCTCCCGTCATGGAGCGGAAGAACAGACGTCCCGTCGGGGTCTGACGATGGAAGTTCGCCACTGGTTCTGACGGCCAACCCGCCACCGAAGAAAACTCTGCACGGTAAGTGGCCAGATGCAAAGCCGTTTTGGAATGAGTTCTGGCCCCGGCACTCAGTGCTGCATAGTCAGAATTTCCGACCACGACGTTGCGGGCGGTGTACGCCATCGGATCCAAGGTCGCATGGCACATCACGCAGCTGCTGGAGTTTCTAAACGGAGCCGAAGAATTTCCGACCACATACTGACGAATGTCGTTTTCACGCAAGGCCGGAAGCTCCGCACACAGGAAGGATTCCATGTTGGTCTGAGACCAGCGGCGCGGAACCTTGGTGGTCCCATTGGCTTCAAGGCCACGGCCATGACCATAGTTCAGCATCAGATAAATAGGTGTCCCCAGCACACCACCACCCTGAGTCTGGAAAAGATTGAAACTGAAGTTCAAGCCCGGCTGATCGCTGCCGCGCTTGTCAGCCCCCAAAGGCTGCAACGACAGATTTGGAATGGTTGCATTATCAGTCGCGATGCGCACACCGACCAGCTCACCCACCTCAATTTTTGGCAAAGTCACAAACATCGCCTGAGTGGTGTCCGAGTTGCCATCAAATCCGCCCGACATCGCGCGGAAGTTGAAAAGATTCTGATCGAGGCCCCCGTTGTTACCGGCAATACGACGGCCCGGGAAGGTCACATTAAAGCCAATGCGATTGCGCACGGCCATGTCCTCTTCACGCTGGGCACGCACGCCCTGCCCCAGAGTCAGCACATCACGGTACTGGGCATTGCGGGCAAACATTGCACGCGTCAGTGCCAGGCCCGGCTCAGTGGAATCATAAATGTCCATGGTCCCGCGGGACATCTCTTCATTGTATTCCTGGATTTGTTCAACCGTGTTGGCGGTGAACCAGGTGCGGTGGAAATTATAGAAGGTGTTTAGAACGGCACGGGCTTCTTTGTCAGCACGATTGACAAGCGGACCGGAGGCATCCAGTTCGGCCTTGTCCAACAATGAATTACAGGCGTCCAGCGCCTTGATTTTACCGGCACGAATCTGCGCCATCGTCGCGTGCCCCAAAGGCACCGGCTTCCCGGTCAAATGGGAATAGCAACGATTGAACAAGCCTGCCTCACTCAAAACTTGAGCAGAAGCAAACGGTGCCATCAGCAACGTGAATGCAAAGATTAACTTGGTCACGGTCATTCCCCCAAAGAAGTTCCGTTGTTCCTTTATCTTATCGGAGCTTTTGTCGGGAACGCGACCGTGGTTCTCACATTGGGGCGTTCCGTTGCTGTTTAGACTGAAGATTCCGGAACACGAAAGAAACACTTTCGCGGAACGTCTCACTTTGCAACACCCCGGAAAAAGAAAAACCCCGTTGAGGTCATCAACGGGGTCTTTGGCATTCGTTTTGTTATCTTCGGACTATTTGATGTCCTGGATGGAAACAGAAACCATCGTGGAAACACCGCGCTCTTGCATCGTCACGCCGTACAACTTGCCCGCCACTTCCATGGTGTGTTTGTTGTGGGTAACAACAATGATCTGAGAACGTTTGGCCATTTCACGAACCAGGTCGTTGAAACGGAAGACGTTGGCGTCATCAAGTGGAGCGTCAACCTCATCCAGCAAACACCATGGAGATGGTTTCACCAGGAAGATCGAGAACACCAGCGCCACCGCAGTCAAAGCTTTCTCACCACCGGACATCAAAGACACGTTCTGAGTCTTCTTGCCTGGAGGGCGTGCGATGATCTCGATACCCGCTTCGTTCTTTTCAGTTTCTTCAACAAGTTCCAACCAAGCTTCACCGCCACCGAACAAGACCGGGAATACGCGGGTGAAACGATCGTTGACCAGCTCGAAGGTTTCCTTGAAACGCTTGGAGCAGATTTTGTTAATACGCTCGATAACCTTGCGCAACTGATCTTTGGCCTCAGTCAGATCCGCGTGCTGTTTGGTCAGGAATTCGTAACGTTGAGCGGTCTCTTCGTACTCTTCAATCGCAGACAGGTTCACTTCACCGATCTTCGCCAGCTTCTCACGCAGGTCTTTCAGTTGAGCATCCGCTTCCAGGAAGTCGCCTTCACGGTTCACGTATTTCTCAACAACGTCTGGCAGGTTCAGCATGTAGCGCTCGCGCACCTGATCAATCAGGTACTGCTCTTTCATCTTCGCCTGCTCCAGTTTCAACTGGGAGTCGTTCATTTTGTGCTGACGTTCATTGCGTGCACGCTGAGAAGCGGAAGCTTCATCTTCGATCGCACGGATGGATTCAGACATCACTTCGTATTCGTCTTTCGCGCGAGCCGCCTGAAGTTTCAGGGTCTCGACTTCATCCAAAAGACGTTCAAATTCAATTTTCTTTTCTTCCAGAGTCACCTGAGTGTCGGTCATCTGGGAGTTGTACCCTTCAGCCTCTTCACTCATACGTGCCAACTGAGCTTCCAGATCCGTCAGGGATTTGGTCACCATTTCAAGCTGTCTCAAGACACCAGTGTATTCCTGGGTTTTGGAAGCGGACTTCACCTGAAGATCCGTCACTTCCGCCTGAAGACCGTCAAAGCCCAGACGAACAGAGTTCATTTCAGAATTCAAAGTCTCCACTTCAGATTCCAGCAGAACTTTTCTTTCGCGAGCCTCGATCAGAGCCTCGTTCAGTTCCTCAAGTTTCTGCTCTTGAACTTCCAGTTGCTCTGTCAGTTTTTTGACTTCGCGTTCCTGGCGCTCTACAGCTGCCAAGGCATTCTGAACTTCGTTTTCAGCGCGTTCAGCGTCTTTTCTCAATTCGGCAACTTTGATCTCCTGATCGATCTTGCGTTTTTGCGCGCCTTCGAAGTCATTCAATACGTTGGCCAGCTGCTCTTCGGTCTTTTTAAGAGCCATCTGAGCCAGCTGCAGTTTTCCTGCGAATTCGTCTTTTTTCTCGGACAATTCCTTGATTTCACGACGACGCTTCAGCATGCCAGAATCGGCGGACTCGGAAGAGCCCCCCGTCAAAACACCGTCAGCAGTCAGGGTGTCACCGTCAAGAGTCACGAATGTCCAGCCTTCATATCTTGGGCGCAGGTTCAAAGCAGTGCGGATGGAATCCACAATCGCCACGCCATCAAGCATGTAGGTCACTGTGTTTTTGAATTTATCAGCCGCCTGAACCACGTCTTTCAGGATGGCTTGAACGCCTTCCTGGCCCACCGGGGCTTCTGCGCGGCTGAAAGACAGACCCTGACCGTCAGCAGCCATGAAGCTGGAACGACCGGATTTGTTTTCTTTCAGGTGAGAAACGGCGTCCACGGCGATATTGGCATCAGAAGACAACAACATCTGCAAACGGGAACCCAAAGCCGCTTCCATCGCCACTTCGTATTCAGCCGGAACTTCAACAACCTCAGAAACTGGCTGGAAGTGGGATACAACAGAACCGTCCGCCATCATTTCCTGAGTGCGGGTTTTCTGCCAAAGCATGACCTGCTTCACACCCTCCTGGAAACCTTCAAAGTTGTTTTGCAGGTTCTCCAGACCGTAAAGGCGGGACGCCACTTCATTCAAAGAATCCTTGAAGGAATCCACTTCGGCTTTTTTAGTCGCCACGGAATCCTGAAGGATTTTTTTGTTGGCTTCAAAAGAGTCCACATCGCTGGCAAGATCCAGCTGCATCTGACGCTCTTTATCCAGCTCTGTGATCACTTTTTTGCGGCGGTTTTCGAACTCGACTTGTTTTTCACGAAGTTCGTTCAAAACCTGCTGTTCGTTGTCCTGACGGTCTGTCAGGTCCGCGATCTGAGAGGACAGGGAATTCACACGCGCATCCAAAGAGGATTCGGTCTGACCGACGGCGAACAGCTCACGACGTTTCGTCGTCAGGTCCTCGTCCACAGTGCCGATGCGGGAATTGAAGTTCTGGAAGATTTCGTTTTTCTCGGTGAAGGCGGCCGACAGAGTCTCGGACTCTTCCTTCAGCTCGATCACCTGCTCATCCAACGCGGCTTTGTCGCGGGCAAGAAGCTCTTTACGGGCTTGCTGCTCCTGCAGGATGGTGCCGGTCATCTGTTCATTGCGGCGAGCCTGTTCGATCTCGAAGCGAAGCTCCTGGATCTCCATCTCTTTCTTTTGAACAGTGGATTGTTTGGTGAAGTACTCAGTCTGCTGCTCTTCAACTGCTTTTTCCTTTTCCAGGATCTGCAGTTTCAGAACTTCCAACTGGCCCTGCAAAGTGGAAAGGTTTGTTTCGCCTTCCACTTCCATGCTTTGCGCTTCGTTGAAGATCGCCTGAGCCTCATCCGCAGCACGTTTCAGTTCAACGTACTGAGCGGTGGACAGCCACAGATCCAGATCTTCGATCTGATTCTTGATGTTGCGATAGCGTTCCGCACGCTGCGCCTGTCTTTGCAAAGAATCAATCTGGCGTTTCAACTCGCCGATGATGTCCTGCAAACGCACCAGATTCTGATCGGTCGCAACCAGTTTGCGCTGGGATTCTTTTTTACGGGCTTTGAACTTGGTGATACCGGCAGCTTCTTCGATAAGCATGCGGCGGTCTTCAGGTTTCGCAGTGATGATCTTACCGATCATACCTTGAGCGATGATGGAGAAACCTTTGGAACCGGCACCCGTATCCATAAAGATCTCTTGCAGGTCTTTCAAACGAGCAGGTTCTTTATTGATGAAGTATTCACCTTCACCGTTTCTGTGCAAACGGCGGGTCACCATGATTTCAGAATGTTTAATATATTTTGCCGGGAATGGACCACCGTCATTTTCAAGTGTCAGGGACACTTCACACATACCCAGTGGAGCATAACCTTCCGCTCCACCGAAGATGACGTCTGTCATTTGGGATGCACGCAGATCCTTGGCGGACTGGTCACCCATAACCCACATAAGGGCATCCACGATATTGGATTTACCGCAACCATTCGGTCCGACGATACCCGTGATACCGGCATCAAAGTGGATGACGGTGCGGTCTTTGAACGACTTAAAACCAATTAGTTCAATCTTCTTAATTCTCAAGGTATATCCCCTCTTGAGTACTTCCCCTCAAATACAAGCCCTTGGTCTAGCTAGACCAAAGACCATTAGAATTTCGCGAGTGTTGGGAAGCATGTCAACCATAGGCTCTTAAAAGAAGGCCTAACGCTGAAAACTTAAGCAGACTTACAACCGATTTACCTGCTGCATCATGAAAAGCCGCCTAGATATTTTGCATGGCGCCAAATGCAAAACGGCGCACCGGGTAACCGGGGCGCCGTGGATTGTCGGAATCAAGAAGGAATTTTTATCCGCAGAATCTTACAAACACTGTACGGATTGGCCGTACTGGTTCTGCATGATCACACCAGAACAGTTGTGAGTCACACCGCAGTTGTACTGCTGACCGCCGTAGTAGTAAACGCCGGAGCAAGTCTGGGAAGTCGTTCCACCTGTGTTACCCATGCAGTATGTGTAGTTCACCGGGATGTACTGTGTACCGCTGACCTGGTAGCACTGGTTGCCGCTCATGATGTACTGACCGGTTGTACCGTTCGTGCAGTATGATTGTGCCACTTGCTGACCTGTGGACTTGATCGTGCACACGCCGGCAGAGTTGTAAGCATAAGTGGAGTTCGTGGAGCAGTAAGTCTGGTTCACCTGAACCGCCTGCCCGTTTACGTTCTGATAACAGATGTTGTTGGCGCCCCAGTAATAGATATTGCTGGTACCGCTGTTATTGTCATCCTTGCTACAGTTCGCCAAACCTACAGTCATGGCAGTCAGTACAAGGGCTTTCATAATCGTCAGAACATAGTTTTTGAATTTCATAAAATTTGTTTCCTTCTCTATGCTGTTGCTTAAAGCAAATCAGCGGCCAAAAACCCCTGGCACGAGTTTCACCAACAAATTTCGAACACTTACAGCATTCAGGAAAGATCATGGAATATGTTCACGCTGTCTTTTGGTTAGACAGTGACGACAATTGGCTTTCTGAAAAGCGTCTCTACAAAACTATCACGTACCACAATGAAACAAAGCACTTAGCACTGCACAGTGTTTACACAATCTGGCAGTGCCCTCTCTATATATAATATCAAGCTTCCGGAGTCGGTCGCGACAGCTTGCGGGAAATCAGGCGGCAGGCGACCTCCATCGGATCCGTCCACGATGCCGGGCGGTCACTTAACAAAGACACCACTTCCTTGCGCCCGAAAACCCGGGCCAAATCCAAAGCCGTCATCCCGTGAGGGTTTTTATCCTCCAACCGGGCGCCGTTACTTAATAACAGCTCCGCCAAACGCGTGTGCCCTTTAAAGCAAACCCCCATCAGCACCGAATTTCCCATATCATCGGTGGAGTTCACATCCGCCCCGCGCTCTATCAGAAATTCGGCCGCGTCTTCCTGATTGTTGTAAGCCGCCAGCATCAAAAGCGTGTGCCCCTTGAAATTGCGGATCTCCAACCCGCCACCAAAATCCAGATATTGTTTCAAAGCCTCGCAGTTGCCGTTGCGGGCCTCTTCAAAGATCAGTGGCTCCACCACCATTGTTTTTTTATACTCTTCCCAGGTCGCCATACATCCCCCGCCCTAATGATGGGCACTGCCACTTTCATATTTGTCGGAATAAACCTTCACTCCCATGCGTTCGGCCAAGCCGCCACCGTAAGCAGGATCGCACCTCATAAAGACGTCGATCTGCCGGCGCACGATTTCCTCCGGCACGTTCCCGCCCTTCATGTGTTCAGCGATATTGTCCAGCAGTTGCCTTTTTTTATCGGCATCCATCAACCGGAACAAATCCCCCGCCTGGCGGTAATCATCATTCCCCTGACGATGATCAAAACGATCCATGATGGCATCATCCAGCTTTAAAGGCGGTTCGCGGTACTGCTCTTGTTGAGCGGGCCCGCCGAAAGAGTTCGGTTCATAATAAGCATGATTGTATTCCGGAACATCCAGGCGCATGGCCCCATCCAGATGATAGTGATTCACTTCCACTTTGGGTTTGTTCACCGGAAGCATTTCATAATGGGTCCCGATACGATAGCGATGGGCATCCGCATACGCGAAGGTTCGCGACTGCAGCATCTTGTCCGGGGACCATGAAACACCCGGCACCATGTTGTTCGGATTGAAGGCGGCCTGCTCGATTTCGGCAAAATAGTTTGTGGGATTGCGATTAAGCTCCATGGTGCCCACTTCAATCATCGGGAACTCTCCATGCGGCCACA
Coding sequences within it:
- a CDS encoding GNAT family N-acetyltransferase, with amino-acid sequence MKSVYPAEEIRAERITLKKHKVEMAETMFQYVDEDRERLGRFLPWVPMIRGVHDEREYIEMTREQWQDFKMFDYGMYLNDGDIYMGNVGVHTISWDNDRCELGYWILGKFEGHGYVREAVLALEKVLFDLGFYRIEIRCSGLNSRSGSVAENCHYKFEARLRHHAVENGQRRDTLVFAKLRDER
- a CDS encoding microtubule-binding protein, with the protein product MGLSTIFLLLYVTSSLRTGTDALRGQVENQKLSMKVEELENQLKMYENVKNEYLASQAPKDEVQEYEELMDKLTLLQEDAKTEKERLIQEARENGEKVKALNKYQQMVRNVLNANKMAKSKLINRDDLIKEQDVEIETQETQIADLNQDIQAKKQLIAQGEQKIAATQAQLQKRLTELRVAYKNNKLSKQLFEQKMAQARADGNQKVAQLNQVNAQYQMQLNRANVQLGQVQGELSKTQGLLAQKEDEATHLAGALSRTKAEAGAKIAGLQQGFAEEKAAMAAGFGKEKAALAAGFGKEKAALQGALNETQGQLAKARAEIEARKSVAGEIQKGFAKAGIKADIDMQTGDVVLDFGQAYFDSDSDRLKHEMKGVLEKAMPIYSRSLFGNPKVSDKISAVEIIGFASPTYQGRFVDPHSSKPADKAALKYNMDLSYRRANSIFSYMLDEGNMRFEHQRELLALMKVSGRSFLEVMKVQNRNVATAAEFCKQNDCKKAQRVIIRFNMDQKK
- a CDS encoding DUF5522 domain-containing protein, with amino-acid sequence MNDKKREIEELHRSACDAGKDSYVDPATGYTVFTEYFHLKRGHCCGSGCRHCPWKKISQKNPKDPTDPT
- a CDS encoding RrF2 family transcriptional regulator, with product MVDQRFSVSVHIMTALAYHKGDLMTSEELGASIRTNPTVIRRLISKLVDAGLLTSFKGKAGGVKLAKAPKEISLRDVYVAITDKKLIATPDKEPFKNCVVSCSMKKLMCELVDGIENNSMDYLGGIRLSDLTSKIAK
- a CDS encoding twin-arginine translocation signal domain-containing protein, producing MGDGKNLTRRGFIAGGAVAGAAALVATPYERLLNALSTGFIHQAQAEATGNLGARNYINILIAGGPMRYTFDAWMRTNPSDAPLEYNPMVATKLVRSGNNIVGTEYATFNYNGVMVPHMFSQSVTTSAGAKALTDLLNNMLVIRGFGTGFDGHPFNATIQQAPVGGVSSVMGLAADYSKKTFEAVEWPDRGAYGNYASMSGKALNILTGNPLNSLLEGFGGPAADRAKGRSLKDRNREAFDLAQARLRAYSQSEFAGSTILSKNLSNASDLMKKGIGNIGSYWDGAVARYRSVIEASMRQQGLVGINDVAMISDQGNFWRVHVASGNRGLVVSRDSDLRDSIKTMTAPGSLAEGLALAEYVLKEGLVSTMNLQMGDPAGLMIKDAADGVVGNHVAIKDMHETGAIPGVLITTAYYRGLCAGMLELIEQLKKSKVNGVDLWSETVIQVISEFNRTARTNGSGSDHGFNQMVTSVFSGAIQRGPFVVGNIYRAGHGGGYVGTQGRAAPIDGYNQKGMPSPTMAASTVTALLRVPKNPYENLAEPLIRLNGDQLQILKAAKLVG
- a CDS encoding NAD(P)H-dependent oxidoreductase, which produces MTHKTIQDALEWRYATKKFDATKKISDADWTTLRNSLTLAPSSYGVQPWKFLVIENPEVRNQLKPVSWNQTQVTDASHYVVFLYKEKMDADFVQKFINRVAEVRSAPLEALDGYKNMLVENLVKAPEEKIRVWSQRQAYIAMGFLLQTAALLKIDATPMEGFDPAAYDKILGLEGTGWKSVATVALGYRHQEDTLQNQKKVRFAEDDLIQYIK